The Neomonachus schauinslandi chromosome 11, ASM220157v2, whole genome shotgun sequence genome contains a region encoding:
- the LRRC51 gene encoding leucine-rich repeat-containing protein 51 isoform X2: MVAFQALVTDLTSEEPRTGLRPIRHSKSGKSLTQSLWLNNNVLNDLRDFSHVVSLLLEHPENLAWIDLSFNDLTSIDPVLTTFFNLSVLYLHGNSIQRLGEVNKLAVLPRLRSLTLHGNPIEEQKGYRQYVLCTLPRITTFDFSGVTKADRATAEVWKHMNIKPKKVRIKQNAL; encoded by the exons ATGGTGGCGTTTCAGGCACTGGTGACAG ACCTGACGAGTGAGGAGCCACGGACAGGGCTACGACCAATAAGGCACTCAAAGTCAGGGAAGTCACTGACCCAGTCCCTGTGGCTGAACAACAATGTCCTCAATGACCTGAGAGACTTCAGCCATGTGGTTTCACTGCTTCTGGAGCATCCAGAGAACCTGGCCTGGATCGACCTGTCCTTCAACGACCTGACTTCCATTGACCCT GTCCTGACAACTTTCTTCAACCTCAGTGTACTCTATCTCCACGGCAACAGCATCCAGCGCCTGGGAGAGGTGAACAAGTTGGCTGTCCTCCCGCGGCTCCGGAGCCTCACACTCCACGGGAACCCCATAGAGGAACAGAAGGGGTATAG GCAATATGTGCTGTGCACCCTACCCCGTATCACCACATTCGACTTCAGTGGGGTCACCAAGGCAGACCGTGCCACAGCTGAAGTGTGGAAACACATGAACATCAAGCCCAAGAAGGTCCGGATCAAGCAGAATGCACTCTGA
- the LRRC51 gene encoding leucine-rich repeat-containing protein 51 isoform X1, which produces MNKQDYMNTSVQEPPLDYSFRSIHVIQDLTSEEPRTGLRPIRHSKSGKSLTQSLWLNNNVLNDLRDFSHVVSLLLEHPENLAWIDLSFNDLTSIDPVLTTFFNLSVLYLHGNSIQRLGEVNKLAVLPRLRSLTLHGNPIEEQKGYRQYVLCTLPRITTFDFSGVTKADRATAEVWKHMNIKPKKVRIKQNAL; this is translated from the exons ATGAACAAACAGGACTATATGAACACTTCGGTGCAAGAGCCCCCTCTTGACTACTCCTTCCGAAGCATCCACGTGATCCAAG ACCTGACGAGTGAGGAGCCACGGACAGGGCTACGACCAATAAGGCACTCAAAGTCAGGGAAGTCACTGACCCAGTCCCTGTGGCTGAACAACAATGTCCTCAATGACCTGAGAGACTTCAGCCATGTGGTTTCACTGCTTCTGGAGCATCCAGAGAACCTGGCCTGGATCGACCTGTCCTTCAACGACCTGACTTCCATTGACCCT GTCCTGACAACTTTCTTCAACCTCAGTGTACTCTATCTCCACGGCAACAGCATCCAGCGCCTGGGAGAGGTGAACAAGTTGGCTGTCCTCCCGCGGCTCCGGAGCCTCACACTCCACGGGAACCCCATAGAGGAACAGAAGGGGTATAG GCAATATGTGCTGTGCACCCTACCCCGTATCACCACATTCGACTTCAGTGGGGTCACCAAGGCAGACCGTGCCACAGCTGAAGTGTGGAAACACATGAACATCAAGCCCAAGAAGGTCCGGATCAAGCAGAATGCACTCTGA
- the LAMTOR1 gene encoding ragulator complex protein LAMTOR1 yields the protein MGCCYSSENEDSDQDREERKLLLDPSSPPTKALNGAEPNYHSLPPTRTDEQALLSSILAKTARADRPDCPPPSILLASTRLAVLSSSLTHWKKLPPLPSLTSQPHQVLASEPIPFSDLQQVSRIAAYAYSALSQIRVDAKEELVVQFGIP from the exons GACCGAGAGGAACGGAAGCTGCTGCTGGACCCTAGCAGCCCTCCTACCAAAGCCCTCAATGGAGCTGAGCCCAACTACCACAGCCTGCCTCCCACTCGCACAGATGAGCAGGCCCTGCTCTCCTCCATCCTTGCTAAGACAGCCAG ggcagaccGGCCTGACTGTCCACCCCCCTCCATTCTCTTGGCCAGCACCCGCTTGGCTGTGCTGAGCAGCAGCCTGACCCACTGGAAGAAGCTGCCGCCGCTGCCATCTCTCACCAGCCAGCCCCACCAAGTGCTGGCCAGCGAGCCCATCCCCTTCTCTGACCTGCAGCAG GTCTCCAGGATAGCTGCTTATGCCTACAGTGCACTTTCTCAGATCCGAGTGGACGCAAAAGAGGAGCTGGTTGTACAGTTTGGGATCCCATGA